A section of the Gasterosteus aculeatus chromosome 10, fGasAcu3.hap1.1, whole genome shotgun sequence genome encodes:
- the e2f3 gene encoding transcription factor E2F3 isoform X1 encodes MASRSHTAATAPTPNPIARKSLFERSRCDTSLGLLTQRFAEMLSRSADGVLDLNLVAQQLNAPKRRVYDVTNVLEGIHLIKKKSKNFIEWLGGDSNVRIDEELKALVEEERRLDELIQSCTKQVHQLCDNQNTRRFAYLTYEDVQRIPSLKEQTVIVIKAPAETKLEVPHPEESLQVHLSSTQGPIEAFLCSDDPVPMEAVDGSANGNHGNPLVPYSSFVQVSSKDYAIHTCGVDIISSLPSEPPQHSSPVTVSPVAHMHTSLQPPPGAQQSFITLNPPLAFSLGGEEYSLSLTDKEGISNHFSCFDPDQTTPDMPLL; translated from the exons ATGGCCTCTCggtcccacacagcagcaacGG ctcCCACCCCCAATCCCATAGCGCGCAAGTCCCTGTTCGAGAGGTCGCGCTGTGACACCTCCCTCGGTTTGTTGACGCAGAGGTTCGCGGAGATGCTGAGTCGCTCCGCCGACGGCGTGCTGGACCTGAACCTCGTCGCCCAGCAGCTCAACGCCCCCAAGAGGCGCGTCTACGACGTCACCAACGTCCTGGAAGGGATCCATCTCATCAAGAAGAAGTCCAAGAACTTCATCGAGTGGTT aGGTGGCGACTCGAACGTCCGTATAGATGAGGAGCTGAAGGCCCTcgttgaggaggagaggaggctggacGAGTTGATCCAGAGCTGCACAAAGCAAGTTCACCAGCTGTGCGACAACCAGAACACTCGGAG GTTTGCCTATCTGACCTACGAGGACGTCCAACGGATCCCCAGCCTAAAGGAGCAGACTGTGATTGTGATCAAAGCGCCCGCAGAGACGAAGCTGGAGGTGCCGCACCCGGAAGAG AGCCTCCAGGTCCACCTCAGCAGCACGCAGGGGCCCATCGAGGCCTTCCTCTGCTCCGACGACCCCGTGCCGATGGAAGCGGTGGACGGCTCCGCCAACGGGAACCACGGCAACCCGCTCGTGCCTTACTCGTCCTTCGTCCAGGTGTCTTCCAAAG ACTATGCGATCCATACTTGTGGAGTTGATATTATCTCCAGCCTGCCGTCCGAGCCGCCACAACACTCGTCACCGGTCACTGTCTCCCCCgtcgcacacatgcacacctccCTCCAGCCCCCTCCTGGAGCCCAGCAGAGCTTTATCACCCTCAATCCCCCTCTAGCTTTCTCTCTCGGTGGGGAGGAGTACTCCCTGAGCCTGACCGACAAGGAGGGCATCAGTAACCACTTCTCTTGTTTTGACCCGGACCAGACCACCCCAGATATGCCCCTTCTCTGA
- the srfbp1 gene encoding serum response factor-binding protein 1, with the protein MDKIEESLPSAQEKDKEEDLKEEDLEEDDAADEEELGDDNEHKGGGEQEDKEIPKAAGKNKKRIPFPAKPSGKKRDGGLNLNNEVVLMRKEVKRVRALVIRKVTRQMGALKKKKGKEMEVEKNQRRVTRLLEEIRAMKILSPDLVTKTALQKDLDFEQVCKNPKSTISDRAIARIATHPQFKKKIEIIKAAVKSFKDEWMTGGKPGGREKVQNKAGNVAPYSQEEKGEGKSERTEENIKVEQKEIFDKEEGGEILEDTEEATVAEPEKETVEARPSVDTASDQKKTTPAAKNVRLNTIKSSEVKDIVRNKPQANHAEKKPELKSAPKLLQKKEDDDDDEEASDLEASDVEEKEYFDDSTEERFNKQSSQSEESDDDDNGFFVGKVSKFKKKKKKKKQKSVGGDEAHGRCEENPPDQFQSELDELETRLKSKATGLQSVFCPSLSSSRLGRGRGAGRGRGGDRFRGHAGLERDFSTPPRFQKQDKEAEPGSKYSNPSSESFPSVGRGRGRGRGGGGGRGRGAGVFTHQEPQQALHPSWEASKKRKEQQGQILAFQGKKIKFDD; encoded by the exons ATGGACAAGATAGAGGAGAGCCTGCCATCTGCCCAGGAAAAAGACAAGGAGGAAGATCTAAAGGAGGAAGATCTTGAAGAAGATGATGCTGCAGACGAGGAAGAACTGGGGGATGATAATGAACACAAAGGTGGGGGTGAACAGGAAGACAAGGAGATCCCAAAGGCtgcaggaaaaaataaaaaaaggattccATTTCCTGCTAAACCCAGCGGGAAAAAGCGGGATGGGGGTCTGAACCTCAACAACGAGGTGGTGTTgatgaggaaggaggtgaagaggGTGAGGGCTTTGGTCATCAGAAAGGTGACACGGCAGATGGGCgcgctgaagaagaagaaaggcaaaGAGATGGAAGTTGAGAAGAATCAGAGGAGAGTGACTAGACTGCTGGAGGAGATCCGCGCCATGAAGATCCTCTCCCCGGACCTG GTGACAAAGACAGCCTTGCAGAAGGATCTAGACTTCGAACAAGTGTGCAAAAACCCCAAGTCTACCATCTCCGACCGAGCCATAGCACGAATCGCCACTCACCCGCAGTTCAAAAAGAAGATCGAGATCATCAAAGCCGCCGTGAAATCCTTCAAAGATGAGTGGATGACGGGTGGAAagccgggagggagggaaaaggtGCAAAACAAAGCTGGGAATGTGGCTCCATATTCCcaagaagaaaagggagaggGAAAGAGTGAGAGAACAGAGGAGAACATTAAAGTGGAGCAAAAGGAAATCTTCGAcaaagaggaagggggagaaatCCTTGAAGACACTGAAGAAGCGACTGTTGCTGAACCTGAAAAGGAAACGGTGGAAGCACGTCCTTCAGTTGACACTGCAAGTgatcaaaagaaaacaacaccaGCAGCTAAAAATGTACGATTGAATACAATAAAAAGTAGTGAAGTTAAGGACATTGTGAGGAATAAACCTCAAGCTAATCATGCAGAAAAGAAACCAGAGCTTAAGTCTGCACCCAAATTGCTTCAGAaaaaggaggatgatgatgatgatgaggaagcGAGTGATCTGGAGGCTTCGGATGTTGAAGAGAAAGAGTACTTTGACGACAGCACGGAGGAACGGTTCAACAAGCAGTCGTCCCAGTCCGAGGAgagcgacgacgacgacaacggCTTCTTTGTTGGAAAAGTGAGCAaattcaagaagaagaagaagaaaaagaagcagaaaagtgTAGGAGGGGACGAGGCCCATGGAAGGTGTGAAGAGAACCCACCAGACCAATTCCAGAGCGAACTGGACGAACTTGAGACCAGGCTGAAGTCTAAAGCGACTGGTCTTCAGTCCGTCTTTTGTCCCTCGCTCTCTTCTTCCAGGCTTGGCAGGGGCAGAGGAGCAGGTAGAGGGAGGGGCGGCGATAGATTCAGGGGCCACGCTGGTCTCGAAAGGGATTTCAGTACACCTCCCAGGTTCCAAAAGCAGGACAAGGAGGCAGAACCAGGGTCCAAGTACAGCAATCCGTCCTCTGAGTCTTTTCCCTCTGTCGGCAGAGGACGGGGGCGAGGcaggggtggaggtggaggtagaGGTAGAGGTGCAGGTGTCTTCACCCATCAGGAACCACAGCAGGCACTGCATCCATCCTGGGAGGCTagtaagaaaagaaaggagcagCAAGGACAAATCCTGGCTTTCCAGGGGAAGAAGATCAAGTTTGATGactga